CGACGCTTCGCGACGCGACGTTTACCCACTGGCATGACGATCAGACGTTGATCGTGGTGTACGAGCGCCAGCAGTCGAAGGGCATCATCAGCACCACGACCGAGCGCTCCACCCATGTGCGGGTGTGCAAGGTGCAGGAGACCAACGAGCTGCTCTGCCGCGACCAGCTTCGCGTGGCCAATATGCTCAACCCGCACCTTCGCGAAGGAACGGACTTAAGCGACCCCTGGTCGCCCTGAGTTTTTCAATCCGTTTACGACCCACACACGCCCGCGGGGCGCTCCATGGAGCGCCCCGCGGGCGTTTTTAACAGCATGTCTCGGGTGAGAGGCTTAGTAGCTTAGTAGGTCGTGGGGGGCTGGCCCGGCCCCTGGCGGCGCTTGCCGCGGCGCTGGCGGCGCTCCTGACGCTGCTCGCGGCGCTCGGCGGAGAGCTCCTGGAGCCGGGTGCGCTGCTCCGGGGTGAGGATGGCGCGCAGCTCCAGCGCCAGACTGAGACGCTCGCGCTTGAGCTGGTTTTCGAGCTCCAGCACCTCGTCGAGCTTGGCGCGAATCGCGTCGGCGGCGGCATCGGAGGTGACGAGCTCGCGCATCTCCTGATGGGCCTCGCGCAGCGCCTGCCGATCGGCCTTATGCGCGTCGCGCTTGCCTTCCAGAAGCGTGCGGATCTGGGTCTGCTGCGCCTCGCTCAGCCCGAGCTCGTCACGCAGCGCGATGAGATGGCGAGGGTTGGGAAAGAGGCGCTCCACGGTGTCCTGGTGGCGGTGGGGGCGTTGCTGGGCGGTGGCCGTGGCGGGAAGGACCATGGCCAGGGCGATGAGCGTCGCGAGGGTGACAATCAGGCGGTTCATCAGGGCTCCTTTTGCGGGGTGTGGCGTGGGGGTGAGCGTTGCGTGCAGCGTGGGCGAAGGCGTCAGCCGGGGTTGATCGCCGCCTCGTCGAGGGGCTCGTCGAGCAAATAGTCGTCGGTGGGGGCCTGCCAGCTCCAGATGTCGTCGGCCAGCCTGGCGAGCTCCTCCCAGTCCTCCTCGGTGGGGGGCGCGGGCTCGGCGCTCGATGGGGCGTGGGCGATGGCCGCGGCCGGCTCGGCGCCTTGCTCGTCTCCGGAAGAGGGCCCGGCGTCGGGGCGCAGCAGCGCGGCGCCGACGATCAGAA
The sequence above is drawn from the Lujinxingia vulgaris genome and encodes:
- a CDS encoding Spy/CpxP family protein refolding chaperone, whose translation is MNRLIVTLATLIALAMVLPATATAQQRPHRHQDTVERLFPNPRHLIALRDELGLSEAQQTQIRTLLEGKRDAHKADRQALREAHQEMRELVTSDAAADAIRAKLDEVLELENQLKRERLSLALELRAILTPEQRTRLQELSAERREQRQERRQRRGKRRQGPGQPPTTY